The region CCGTCACGCGGAACTGCGGCACGATCAGATAGCGAACCCCGCCGAACCACAAGGCCGAGGACACCGTCGCGCCCTTGGTCGGGTTGTATAGATAGTGCTCGTAGCCGCCCAGTATCGTGAAGTCGCCGATCTGCTCGCGCGCCGACGCGCTCCAGTTGCGCGACTTGGTCCACATGCCGGTCGAGTTGATCGCGCCGTTGCGGTAGTCGTAGGCCAGTGCGGCGGCGAAGCTGCCGGTGTCGTAATCGAGCGCGCCGCCATACGCCGCGCTGCTCTGGAACGAATCCGCGGTGCCGCCGAAGCTGTAGTCCGCCGTCGCGGTGAGGCCGCCGAAGCGCCCCACGTACTTGACCGAATTGTTCAGGCGCGCCTTGAACGAGAAGCTGTCCGCCGAGCCCGTGGTCGGCATCCACGTGTATTGCTGACCGAACACCATCGGATCGTATTTGATCAGCGTGTCGTACATCGCGGTGTATTGCAGACCGGCCGACAGCGCGCCGTAGGCATCGTTCGCGACACCGACCGCCGCCGTGCGGTTGAACAGTACGCCCGCGCTCGCATTGGTGCCGTCGTTGCCGTTGAAACCCGCTTCGAGAATGAAGAACGCCTTGTTGCCGCCGCCGAGATCTTCCGTGCCGCGAAATCCGAAGCGCGAATTGCTCAAGCCACCGGAATTCTCGCGTACCAGCGTGCCGCCGCTCGCGCTCGCATGATTCAGGAATTCGAGGTTCGTATCGATCAACCCGTACAGCGTGACCGATGACTGAGCCTGCGCGTTCGCGCATCCCGCTACCGCCAACGCGGCCACCGCATAGTGTTTTTTCACTGACGTCTCCAGTCGATTTTGTTTTATGTCGCAACGTGAGCGGCTTGCTCGCCTGAGGCGATGCCGGCCTTTGCCGATGCGATGGACGAGATCGTAGGAGTGGCCGTGGTAAATGTAAAATACCTGTTTTACGCACAATCCATACATACAAAATATGGCAGAGAACGGCGCGAGCCGGCAGCCACGAGACGAAAAGGGAGAGGGAAACGGCAATGGAACTACGTCATCTGCGCTACTTTCTGGCCGTCGCCGAGGAAGGCCAATTCACGCGCGCGGCCGAGCGCCTCGCGATGCAACAGCCGCCGCTGTCGCAGCAGATCCGCACGCTCGAGGAAGAGATCGGCTTCGAGCTGTTCGTCCGCATGCCGCGCGGCGTCACCTTGACGCCTGCCGGTCAGGCGTTCGCCGCAGACGCGCAACGTCTGCTGCACGAACTACAGCAATCGGTGGAGAAGGCGAACCGGATCGCGCGCGGCGAACTCGGCACGATTTCGATCGGACTCACCAGCTCGGCCGCGTTCCATCCGTTCACCACCGAAACGATCCGCGCGTTCCGCGCGGTGTGTCCCGAGGTGGCCGTCGAACTGGCCGAACTGAACGCGGCGGAGATCATCGAGCGTCTTGCCGCCGGACAGATTCAGGCAGCGTTTCTGCGCAAGCCGGTCGACGCGCGCGAAGGCGTGTCGTTCGAACTCTTGCTCGACGAACCGATGGTGGTCGTGTTGCCGGTCGGGCATCCGCTACTGAAGCGCGCGGGCGGCAAACGTCCGCAGGTGTCGTTGAAGGCGCTGGCGCAGGAAGACTTCATTCTCGTGCGGCGGCCGGGCGCGCCGGGCATGTATGCCGACATCCTCGCCGCATGCCGGCAGGCCGGGTTCGTGCCGCGCATCGCGCGCGAGGTGCCGCGCATGGTGTCGGGCATCAACCTCGTCGCGGCCGGTCTCGGCGTGACGCTGGTGCCCGCGTCGATGCAACGCTACGACCAGGTGGGCACCGTGTATTGCACGCTGGCCAATCCGTCGAAGCTGAGCGCGCCGTTGCATCTGGCGTATCCGGCGGCGTTGCACAACAGCGCGGCCTCGCGCTTCATTCAACTCGTGCAAGCGCGCGCGCATCTGTAGACGGGCACGCGCCGCATCACCGCGCATAGGCACAAAATTTGCATCCACGCCGTACCGGCTCTGTCATTGCCGGCCACTAAATCGACGCGAACCGCACGCCATGCCAAACTCACCCGCCGCCCACCCGACGGCCCGCCTTTCATCGGGAATCGAAGGCATCGACGACATTCTCGGCGGAGGCCTGACGCCGCGCCGCATGTACCTGGTAGAAGGCGCGCCGGGCACTGGCAAAACTACCCTTGCCTTGCAGTTCTTACTCAAGGGCGTTCAGGAAAACCAGGTCGGGCTGTACATCACGCTGTCCGAAACCCGCGACGAGTTGATCTCCGTCGCCGACAGCCACGGCTGGGATCTCAGCCGCTTCACGATTCTCGAACTATTGTCGGACGAAGGCCTCGACCCGCAATACGAGCAGAGCGTGCTCCATCCGGCCGAAGTCGAACTCGGCGAAACCGTGCGCAACGTGATTCAGCAGGTCGCCGAACTCAAGCCCGCGCGCATCGTGCTCGACAGTCTTTCGGAGTTGCGCCTGCTGTCGCAGAACCAGTTGCGTTACCGCCGGCAGATTCTTGCGCTCAAACGCTATTTCGCGACGCGTGAATGCACGGTGCTGCTGCTCGACGACAATACCGCCGACCCTGGCGACATCCAGTTGCACAGCATCGCGCACGGCGTGATCACGCTGGATAACCTCGTGCACGACTACGGCGGCAACCGGCGGCGGCTGCGCATCGCCAAGATGCGCGGCATCAAATTCCGCGAGGGCTATCACGACTTCACGCTGGACACCGGCGGCATCGACGTCTATCCGCGGCTCGTCGCCGCCGAACATCATCAGGAATTCTCCGCCGACATACTGAGTACCGGCACGCCGGGCCTCGATGCGCTGCTCGGCGGCGGCTTGATCCCCGGCACCAACGCGCTGCTGATCGGCCCGTCGGGTGTCGGCAAGACCACCACCGTGGTGTCGTGTCTGGTGGCGGCGCTCAAACGCGGCCAGCGCTGCGTCTACTACGTGTTCGACGAAACGCTCAGCACGCTGACGATCCGCTGCGCAACGCTCGGCATGGACCTCGCGCCCCACATCGAGAGCGGACTGCTGACCCTGCGCCAGATCGATCCGGCGGAAATTTCGCCCGGCGAGTTCGCCAGCGACGTGCGCGAATCGGTGGAGCAAAAAGGCGTTCAGTACGTGGCGATCGACAGCCTGAACGCCTACCTGCAAGCCATGCCCGGCGAACGCTATCTGCTGCTGCAGATGCACGAACTGCTCGGCTACCTGAATCAGCAAGGCGTGATCACGATGCTGGTGCTGGGCCAGCACGGCATCATCGGCGAGATACAAAACAATATCGACATCAGCTATCTCAGCGACATCGTTGTACTGTTCCGCTACTTCGAGCATCAAGGCGAAGTGCTGACTGCCGTCACCGCAGTGAAGAGCCGCGCCAGTGCGCACGAACGCTCGATCCGCCAGTTCCGGCTCAGCCACCGGGGCGTGGAGGTCGGCGAGGCGCTGCGCGATTTCGAAGGCATCCTGTCCGGCCTGCCGGCGTATCGCGGCGGTACGGCGCTGCTTGGCGCCACGCCC is a window of Paraburkholderia sp. D15 DNA encoding:
- a CDS encoding ATPase domain-containing protein; this translates as MPNSPAAHPTARLSSGIEGIDDILGGGLTPRRMYLVEGAPGTGKTTLALQFLLKGVQENQVGLYITLSETRDELISVADSHGWDLSRFTILELLSDEGLDPQYEQSVLHPAEVELGETVRNVIQQVAELKPARIVLDSLSELRLLSQNQLRYRRQILALKRYFATRECTVLLLDDNTADPGDIQLHSIAHGVITLDNLVHDYGGNRRRLRIAKMRGIKFREGYHDFTLDTGGIDVYPRLVAAEHHQEFSADILSTGTPGLDALLGGGLIPGTNALLIGPSGVGKTTTVVSCLVAALKRGQRCVYYVFDETLSTLTIRCATLGMDLAPHIESGLLTLRQIDPAEISPGEFASDVRESVEQKGVQYVAIDSLNAYLQAMPGERYLLLQMHELLGYLNQQGVITMLVLGQHGIIGEIQNNIDISYLSDIVVLFRYFEHQGEVLTAVTAVKSRASAHERSIRQFRLSHRGVEVGEALRDFEGILSGLPAYRGGTALLGATPHVIDTSR
- a CDS encoding porin; its protein translation is MKKHYAVAALAVAGCANAQAQSSVTLYGLIDTNLEFLNHASASGGTLVRENSGGLSNSRFGFRGTEDLGGGNKAFFILEAGFNGNDGTNASAGVLFNRTAAVGVANDAYGALSAGLQYTAMYDTLIKYDPMVFGQQYTWMPTTGSADSFSFKARLNNSVKYVGRFGGLTATADYSFGGTADSFQSSAAYGGALDYDTGSFAAALAYDYRNGAINSTGMWTKSRNWSASAREQIGDFTILGGYEHYLYNPTKGATVSSALWFGGVRYLIVPQFRVTAATYYQSNKTANVSNSLMGVLDADYILSKRTDVYATIAYAAATRYANDKYTPVGLTSDTAFGPNQTGVTLGIRHRF
- a CDS encoding LysR family transcriptional regulator — encoded protein: MELRHLRYFLAVAEEGQFTRAAERLAMQQPPLSQQIRTLEEEIGFELFVRMPRGVTLTPAGQAFAADAQRLLHELQQSVEKANRIARGELGTISIGLTSSAAFHPFTTETIRAFRAVCPEVAVELAELNAAEIIERLAAGQIQAAFLRKPVDAREGVSFELLLDEPMVVVLPVGHPLLKRAGGKRPQVSLKALAQEDFILVRRPGAPGMYADILAACRQAGFVPRIAREVPRMVSGINLVAAGLGVTLVPASMQRYDQVGTVYCTLANPSKLSAPLHLAYPAALHNSAASRFIQLVQARAHL